From the genome of Symbiobacterium terraclitae, one region includes:
- the gap gene encoding type I glyceraldehyde-3-phosphate dehydrogenase — protein sequence MKAKVAINGFGRIGRMVCRRLLTHPDLDVAAINASYDARTLAHLLKYDTVHGRLDAQVTAGDGEILVDGRPIRLVAQRDAALLPWEELGIDIVIEATGKYKERERAALHLQAGARKVIITTATKDPDVTIVMGVNADAYCTDRHHVIAAASCTTNCLAPVAKVLHEAFGIESGLMTTVHAYTNDQNMLDNPHRDLRRARSATASIIPTTTGAARAVAQVLPELKGRLNGFALRVPTPDVSVVDLVARLARPAAREEINQALREASEGPLRGILAYTEEELVSVDFVGNDHSAIVDGSLTMVGPDNVAKVVAWYDNEWGYSCRVVDLAAMVARQLSAARPEQVAAD from the coding sequence GTGAAGGCCAAGGTGGCGATCAACGGCTTTGGGCGCATCGGCCGCATGGTCTGCCGGAGGCTGCTAACCCACCCTGATCTCGACGTGGCAGCCATTAACGCATCGTATGACGCCCGTACCCTGGCCCACCTGCTGAAGTACGACACGGTCCACGGCCGGCTGGACGCCCAGGTAACCGCGGGCGACGGCGAGATCCTGGTCGACGGGCGCCCCATCAGGCTGGTCGCCCAGCGGGATGCGGCCCTGCTCCCCTGGGAGGAGCTCGGCATCGACATCGTGATCGAGGCGACGGGCAAGTACAAGGAGCGGGAACGGGCCGCGCTGCACCTGCAGGCCGGCGCCCGGAAGGTCATCATCACCACGGCCACCAAGGATCCAGACGTCACCATCGTGATGGGCGTCAACGCAGACGCCTACTGCACCGACCGCCACCACGTGATCGCGGCGGCCTCCTGTACCACCAACTGCCTCGCCCCGGTGGCCAAGGTCCTGCACGAGGCCTTCGGCATCGAGAGCGGGCTGATGACCACGGTGCACGCCTACACCAACGACCAGAACATGCTGGATAACCCGCACCGCGACCTGCGCCGGGCGCGGTCGGCGACCGCCTCGATCATCCCCACCACCACCGGCGCGGCCCGCGCGGTGGCGCAGGTGCTGCCCGAGCTCAAGGGCCGCCTGAACGGCTTTGCGCTGCGCGTACCCACGCCGGACGTCTCGGTCGTCGACCTGGTCGCCCGCCTCGCCCGCCCGGCGGCGCGGGAGGAGATCAACCAGGCGCTGCGGGAGGCCTCCGAGGGCCCGCTCCGGGGGATCCTGGCGTACACCGAGGAGGAGCTGGTCTCGGTCGACTTCGTCGGCAATGACCACTCCGCCATCGTGGACGGCTCCCTGACCATGGTCGGCCCCGACAACGTCGCCAAGGTGGTCGCCTGGTACGACAACGAGTGGGGCTACTCGTGCCGGGTGGTCGACCTGGCCGCCATGGTCGCCCGCCAGCTCTCCGCCGCGCGGCCCGAGCAGGTCGCCGCGGACTAG